In one Oryza glaberrima chromosome 2, OglaRS2, whole genome shotgun sequence genomic region, the following are encoded:
- the LOC127762288 gene encoding probable RNA-dependent RNA polymerase 1: MGVKTLQVSGFALDDSADYVKDLLERIVGCGNVYAVKLRHPKNVTATSRAYAIVQFQTEEHASLVKNAAQRKILRRGHYYLKVHPSDRDIVPRPRVSMFKLEDVTLHFGCLLKETILSALWSRTGVSVEFGFNLKKIYFYLQLPNSSIEYKLELSYESIWEIQLQRPPKSQTKFLLIQVQAAPKIYEQTPRRSGVMYEDPLFNYFRDHTDDQWTRTTDFTSSSSIGQSYILCLEVPRRCDLPNIRDHFFYYHEYNHDFECRSGGYPYSSDTRFVPIVKSRGYVPYEILFKINHLVQNGTLSGPTVDDSFFRLVSPAFVPIDHIKRALEMMSYLKKTCLNPTSWLSEQYSKFRRSRYVQPSPNISLDDGLVYVYRVQVTPAKVYFYGPEINVSNRVVRNFSSDIENFLRISFVDEDCEKLRATDLSPRSASGHDANRTALYKRVLSVLSDGITIGGKNFEFLAFSSSQLRDNSAWMFASRQGLAASDIRTWMGDFRNIRNVAKYAARLGQSFSSSTETLKVQKYEVEEISDIKNGTQHVFSDGIGKISSAFANEVAMKCNLKRFAPSAFQIRYGGYKGVVAVDPTSRWKLSLRKSMLKFQSDNITVDVLAYSKYQPGFLNRQLITLLSTLGVRDSVFEQKQEEAVNQLNKMVTDPQAAIEAIELMPMGEITNAVKELLLCGYQPDDEPYLSMLLQTFRASKLLELKTKSRILIPKGRAMMGCLDETRTLKYGQVFIRATSGVNDNDRFTVTGKVVIAKNPCLHPGDIRILHAVDVPVLHHMVNCVVFPQQGPRPHPNECSGSDLDGDIYFVSWDPSLIPPRMVTPMDYTPAPTETLDHDVTIEEVEEYFTNYIVNESLGMIANAHVVFADKEDLKAESSPCIELAKLFSIAVDFPKTGVPALIPPELHVKEYPDFMEKLDKVTYESKGVIGKLYREIKKHTPHIKHFTREVARRSYDTDMIVDGYEDYITEAMALKDEYDFKLGNLMDHYGIKSEAEIISGCILKMAKNFTKKSDADAIRLAVRSLRKEARSRFSEMSLDDNGHGHDASEAKASAWYHVTYHPEFWGCYNEGYERPHFISFPWCIYEKLLRIKQRRKFVRKMQPELFSLHNLRI, encoded by the exons ATGGGTGTCAAGACTTTACAGGTATCAGGGTTTGCTCTAGATGACAGTGCTGATTACGTCAAGGATTTGTTGGAGCGAATTGTTGGCTGTGGGAATGTGTATGCAGTAAAGCTCAGGCATCCAAAGAACGTCACTGCTACCTCAAGAGCATATGCTATAGTTCAGTTTCAGACCGAGGAACATGCTTCACTTGTAAAAAATGCGGCTCAAAGAAAGATACTCCGCCGTGGGCATTATTATCTGAAAGTCCATCCTTCAGATCGTGACATTGTTCCAAGACCAAGAGTTTCAATGTTCAAGCTAGAGGATGTAACACTGCATTTTGGTTGCCTGCTTAAGGAAACAATTTTATCTGCTCTGTGGAGTCGAACAGGAGTTTCTGTTGAGTTTGGTTTCAATCTGAAAAAGATTTACTTTTACCTGCAGCTACCCAACAGCTCAATCGAATATAAACTTGAACTTTCCTATGAGAGCATATGGGAGATCCAGCTTCAACGCCCACCCAAGTCACAaacgaagtttcttttgatccAG GTTCAAGCTGCACCTAAGATTTATGAACAGACACCACGCCGTTCTGGTGTTATGTACGAAGATCCATTATTCAACTATTTTAGGGATCATACAGATGATCAATGGACCAGGACAACGGATTTTACTTCATCTTCTAGCATTGGGCAATCATATATTTTATGTCTTGAGGTACCACGTCGATGTGATCTCCCAAACATTCGTGACCACTTCTTTTACTATCATGAGTACAATCATGACTTCGAGTGCCGGAGTGGGGGATATCCATATTCAAGTGATACTCGCTTTGTTCCGATTGTGAAATCTCGTGGTTATGTCCCCTATGAGATACTCTTCAAGATCAACCATTTGGTTCAGAATGGGACACTTAGCGGACCGACAGTTGATGACAGCTTCTTTCGTCTGGTCAGCCCAGCTTTTGTACCTATTGACCATATAAAGCGTGCACTTGAAATGATGTCATATTTGAAAAAGACCTGCTTGAATCCAACAAGTTGGCTATCTGAACAATACTCAAAATTCCGGAGATCACGCTACGTCCAACCATCACCTAACATATCTCTGGATGATGGATTGGTTTATGTCTACAGGGTGCAAGTTACACCTGCTAAAGTGTATTTTTATGGACCTGAGATTAATGTCTCCAATCGTGTGGTGCGGAATTTTTCTTCTGACATAGAGAATTTCCTTCGCATTTCATTTGTTGACGAGGACTGCGAGAAGCTCCGTGCAACTGATTTATCCCCCCGTTCTGCTTCAGGACATGATGCAAACAGAACTGCTCTGTATAAGAGAGTTCTGTCAGTCCTTTCAGATGGCATCACTATTGGTGGCAAGAACTTTGAGTTTCTTGCTTTTTCTTCAAGCCAGCTCCGAGATAACTCTGCATGGATGTTTGCTTCTCGCCAGGGATTAGCTGCTAGCGACATTAGGACATGGATGGGGGATTTCCGTAACATCAGAAATGTAGCAAAATATGCTGCAAGACTTGGTCAGTCTTTTAGTTCCTCAACCGAAACATTAAAGGTTCAGAAGTATGAGGTGGAAGAAATCTCAGATATAAAAAATGGTACACAGCATGTGTTCTCTGATGGGATTGGAAAGATATCATCTGCTTTTGCTAATGAAGTGGCCATGAAGTGCAACCTGAAACGCTTTGCTCCTTCTGCTTTTCAAATAAGGTATGGTGGTTATAAAGGTGTTGTTGCTGTTGACCCTACATCACGCTGGAAGCTTTCCTTAAGAAAAAGCATGCTAAAGTTTCAGTCAGACAATATCACAGTAGATGTCCTTGCATACAGCAAGTACCAGCCAGGCTTCCTTAATCGGCAGCTAATTACTCTTCTTTCGACACTTGGAGTTAGAGATAGTGTCTTTGAACAGAAGCAAGAAGAAGCAGTGAATCAGTTGAACAAAATGGTTACTGATCCTCAAGCTGCTATCGAAGCAATTGAACTTATGCCCATGGGAGAAATAACAAATGCAGTTAAAGAGCTGTTGTTGTGTGGCTACCAGCCTGATGATGAACCATATCTTTCTATGCTGCTACAAACTTTTAGGGCATCCAAATTACTAGAGCTGAAAACCAAGTCAAGGATATTAATCCCAAAAGGACGAGCAATGATGGGATGCTTGGATGAAACACGTACGCTGAAGTATGGGCAAGTGTTCATTCGAGCTACTTCGGGTGTAAATGACAATGACAGGTTCACCGTGACAGGAAAAGTTGTGATTGCCAAAAACCCTTGCCTCCACCCAGGTGATATACGGATTCTCCATGCTGTTGATGTTCCTGTTTTGCACCACATGGTTAACTGTGTCGTCTTTCCACAGCAAGGACCAAG GCCGCATCCTAATGAGTGTTCAGGGAGTGATCTTGACGGGGacatatattttgtttcttGGGACCCATCTCTCATTCCGCCTCGTATGGTGACACCTATGGACTATACTCCAGCACCAACAGAAACATTAGACCATGATGTTACAATTGAG GAAGTAGAAGAGTACTTCACAAATTACATAGTCAATGAGAGTTTAGGAATGATTGCCAATGCACATGTAGTATTTGCGGATAAGGAAGACCTCAAGGCAGAGAGTTCACCATGCATTGAGCTGGCCAAGCTCTTCTCCATTGCTGTTGACTTTCCCAAAACTGGAGTGCCAGCCCTGATTCCTCCTGAACTACATGTGAAGGAGTATCCTGATTTCATGGAGAAGCTTGACAAAGTCACCTATGAATCAAAAGGAGTAATCGGGAAGCTCTACAGGGAAATAAAGAAGCACACCCCTCACATAAAGCACTTCACAAGGGAGGTGGCAAGGCGGTCTTATGACACCGATATGATTGTTGATGGCTATGAAGATTACATCACTGAAGCTATGGCATTGAAGGACGAGTACGACTTCAAATTGGGTAATCTTATGGATCACTATGGAATAAAAAGTGAGGCCGAGATAATAAGTGGATGCATTCTTAAGATGGCAAAGAATTTCACAAAGAAAAGCGATGCTGATGCTATCAGATTGGCGGTGAGATCTTTGCGTAAagaagcaaggtcaaggttcaGTGAGATGAGCTTAGATGATAATGGGCATGGCCATGATGCCTCGGAAGCCAAGGCATCCGCCTGGTACCATGTCACTTACCACCCTGAATTCTGGGGTTGCTACAATGAAGGATATGAGCGACCACACTTTATCAGCTTTCCATGGTGTATCTATGAGAAGCTTTTGCGCATTAAGCAAAGGAGGAAGTTCGTCAGGAAGATGCAGCCCGAGTTGTTCTCTCTCCACAACTTGAGAATTTGA